A DNA window from Solanum lycopersicum chromosome 3, SLM_r2.1 contains the following coding sequences:
- the LOC101266399 gene encoding small ribosomal subunit protein uS13z/uS13y/uS13x: protein MSLVANEEFQHILRVQNTNVDGKQKIMFALTSIKGIGRRFANIACKKADIDMNKRAGELTAAELDSVMVVVANPRQFKIPDWFLNRQKDYKDGKFSQVTSNALDMKLRDDLERLKKIRNHRGLRHYWGLRVRGQHTKTTGRRGKTVGVSKKR from the exons ATG TCGCTTGTTGCGAATGAAGAGTTTCAGCACATTCTTCGTGTGCAAAACACAAACGTCGATGGAAAGCAGAAGATCATGTTCGCATTGACCTCCATCAAAGGTATTGGCCGTCGTTTCGCCAACATTGCCTGCAAGAAAGCCGATATCGACATGAACAAGAG GGCTGGTGAACTCACTGCTGCAGAGCTTGACAGTGTCATGGTGGTTGTTGCCAATCCTCGTCAATTCAAAATCCCTGATTGGTTTTTGAATAGGCAGAAGGATTACAAGGATGGAAAGTTTTCACAAGTCACCTCTAATGCTCTTGACATGAAGCTTAGGGATGATCTGGAGCGCCTGAAAAAGATCAG GAATCATCGTGGTTTACGTCACTACTGGGGCCTCCGAGTTCGTGGTCAGCACACAAAGACCACCGGCCGCAGAGGAAAAACTGTTGGTGTGTCGAAAAAGCGATAA